A stretch of the Neorhodopirellula lusitana genome encodes the following:
- a CDS encoding serine/threonine-protein kinase, with product MSSEPTIILSGTDPDLPKSVPPGLKRYTNPREMARGGTGVLQSAFDPVTGRSVAIKKLLPEMKYDRRERRRFLREARVTAQLQHPNTVPVYDIGEDDLEGVYFIMKRISGENLFEILKRIARGDEQAIHDFPIARRLSIVVDACQALAYAHARGVIHRDVKPENIWVGNFGEVILLDWGVAKVWGHADDNEPIRESSLPVRPEIESTQLQTLTGGGQRPGTPLYMSPEQIVGNRTIDERSDVFSAGVVLYEVMAIREPFRGKTIDETFENIRHKEIELPSERSPQYNIPKAVDDIVAKALQKRPENRFQSMRDLIAAIEDV from the coding sequence ATGAGCAGTGAACCTACCATCATTCTTTCGGGGACCGACCCCGACTTGCCCAAATCGGTTCCGCCGGGGCTGAAGAGGTACACCAATCCTCGTGAAATGGCACGCGGTGGAACAGGCGTGCTGCAGTCGGCCTTTGATCCCGTAACCGGGCGAAGTGTCGCGATTAAGAAGCTGCTTCCAGAGATGAAATACGATCGTCGAGAGCGACGTCGGTTTTTGCGTGAAGCACGCGTGACGGCTCAACTACAACACCCCAACACTGTTCCCGTCTACGACATTGGCGAAGACGATTTGGAGGGTGTGTACTTCATCATGAAGCGAATTTCAGGTGAAAATTTATTTGAAATCCTGAAGCGAATTGCTCGTGGTGACGAACAAGCGATTCATGATTTCCCGATCGCCCGCCGGTTGAGCATTGTGGTCGATGCTTGTCAGGCACTTGCGTACGCGCACGCTCGGGGGGTGATCCATCGCGATGTCAAACCGGAGAACATTTGGGTTGGAAACTTCGGCGAGGTTATCTTGCTTGATTGGGGCGTTGCGAAGGTTTGGGGACACGCGGATGACAACGAACCCATCCGAGAAAGTTCATTGCCCGTGCGGCCGGAAATTGAATCGACTCAACTTCAAACCCTAACCGGTGGTGGTCAGCGTCCAGGCACGCCGCTGTATATGTCGCCGGAACAGATTGTCGGAAACCGAACGATTGATGAACGCTCGGATGTCTTCAGTGCTGGCGTGGTGTTGTACGAGGTGATGGCGATTCGTGAGCCGTTTCGCGGTAAGACGATCGACGAAACGTTTGAGAATATTCGTCACAAAGAGATTGAATTGCCCAGTGAGCGATCGCCGCAATACAACATCCCTAAAGCGGTCGATGACATTGTTGCGAAGGCGTTGCAGAAGCGGCCTGAGAACCGTTTTCAATCGATGCGGGATTTGATCGCCGCGATTGAAGATGTCTAA
- a CDS encoding toprim domain-containing protein: MSQYRKAPVHYPCEMTGGGPKECFFVEGDSAAKSVSQVRDTSCQAVLALQGKPMNVLRASRKSVATNLVLTRVAETLLDPSSVGENSSPEWPDALNDSARCAYDRIVLLMDPDADGIHCGVLMMGFFQRFAPGLIASGRLLIVRPPMFVFRFAKSVAPKSNSVDQNCVVASSPEHARAVESVLKKRGLTSYRKTKHRGLASLDAPILSRFCVAPETRQANALTPDEIDAAVSMFSGGS; this comes from the coding sequence ATGAGTCAGTACCGAAAAGCACCGGTCCATTACCCGTGTGAGATGACTGGGGGCGGACCGAAAGAGTGCTTCTTTGTCGAAGGCGATAGCGCGGCGAAGTCCGTTAGCCAAGTTCGCGATACGTCATGCCAAGCGGTGCTGGCGTTGCAAGGTAAACCGATGAATGTCCTGCGTGCCAGCAGAAAGTCAGTTGCCACAAACTTGGTTTTGACTCGGGTGGCCGAGACGTTGCTTGATCCATCTTCGGTGGGTGAGAATTCGTCACCGGAGTGGCCCGATGCGTTGAATGATTCAGCCCGATGTGCGTATGACCGCATCGTGTTGCTGATGGATCCCGATGCGGATGGGATTCACTGCGGCGTGTTGATGATGGGGTTCTTCCAGAGATTCGCACCTGGGTTGATTGCATCGGGGCGACTTTTGATTGTTCGTCCACCGATGTTTGTATTTCGGTTTGCGAAATCGGTGGCACCGAAATCAAACTCAGTCGATCAAAACTGCGTTGTCGCTTCCAGTCCCGAACACGCTCGGGCGGTCGAGTCAGTGTTGAAGAAACGCGGGTTGACGTCGTACCGAAAGACCAAGCATCGTGGACTCGCCAGCCTAGATGCTCCGATCCTAAGTCGATTTTGTGTGGCTCCTGAAACCCGTCAAGCCAATGCGCTGACGCCCGATGAAATAGACGCGGCGGTGTCCATGTTTAGTGGCGGTTCCTGA
- a CDS encoding DUF2007 domain-containing protein yields MNSPSSSDENREAEDLMLNENLEIVAQRSTEIAATVLVNVLADAGIRAVAVGGFTAGFRTEAPGWVQVKTLERDAERARQIISEVIQVESENPDSETE; encoded by the coding sequence ATGAATTCCCCGTCATCCAGCGACGAAAATCGCGAAGCTGAAGATCTCATGCTGAATGAGAATTTGGAAATCGTCGCGCAGCGTTCGACCGAAATTGCCGCGACCGTACTCGTGAACGTGCTTGCCGACGCTGGGATTCGGGCCGTCGCGGTCGGCGGCTTCACGGCTGGGTTCCGCACGGAAGCTCCCGGGTGGGTGCAAGTCAAAACCCTCGAGCGTGACGCCGAGCGTGCCCGTCAAATTATCTCCGAAGTCATCCAAGTCGAATCCGAAAATCCAGACAGCGAAACGGAATAA